The Diorhabda sublineata isolate icDioSubl1.1 chromosome 9, icDioSubl1.1, whole genome shotgun sequence nucleotide sequence gttttaagatatggcaacggtgtcaaatctaacattgccataaagtgtattgatgtcaatggagaatatttcgaaaaccaatacatatccaattataaatatttgtttatctcaaaacttaagtagcaatcctcgtatttacttacaaagtAAATCCAGTTGCGGCAgccatttttggattttcacaTTTGCTGGAAGACCTTCCATTGTATCATTTTCCCATTTCCAAAGAATCGTGTGATTTAACTGTGAAAATACTTTTAGAAATAACTTTCTCTGTTTTTCTGGAAAAGTACTTCCTTTGAGAGTCGATCCCATGCTCATCAATATAACGCCTTCCTTAGAATTACTCACTATCCGTTCTAAATtctggaataaaataattagaattgacaattttttcatcGTAAGTTTAAACTGAAACTCGAAATACGGGATATACGAGACTTCcgttgtaaaatatattatttcaagtgttcaaatatattgaaaattggattcatattgaatatatttaaaattattgttaccTTCGGCAGCTTCTTCGGTGGTTCTATATGAATACCTCCTACCTCGATAACATTTGGAGTCAAAGGTTTCGGTGTTTGGAACGAATAATGTCTATTAATCAACAACAAACttatattatacaggatgtctccTCCTTGATACAGATCAACtccaagatatttttttgaatattcgtTTCCCGATGgtccaatataataaaaatggataaatttactatagacGAGCATCAAAGTGTTTTCTAGTCGTTGCAAAAAGTTCATCCTATCCGAGTAATCCATAAAAAGAACTGGAATATACGATGGGTTTTCTGGACAACCGAACCATTGGTACATCCATGGAAGAAAATCTGTGGTTGAAATACctaacaaaagaaatttattctAGTATTAATAGCAATCGAAAATGTACAAATTATCAATATGAATCATTTGGAATATTCAAGGTTCATCCCAAATGATCCAATGAATCCAATGAACGTGTTAACTCGTGAATGGCCGGCGATTATGTCCAGTGTCATTTTATCCTTCGtcctattttgatattttgtacaaataacTTTGTTTTGCTCTAATTTGTTTTATGAGGGGTACAAGCGGTTCGAACTTGATCAAACTTCAATTGATATTGATTATCGACCTGAACCATCTCAGAATGAAATAATGCCAGGAATTATCGAGCACGTGCCACTTAAAATTGAATCGTTGTTTGGCTGTAGTCtaattgaaaagttattttagaaTGCCAATTTAACTAGTTTTACCAAGATTTGATGATGCGCAATTGTGCGAAATTATTAGCAATAAAGCAGAAAAAATTGGTTCAGTTAATAGCCATTTGGAACTTAAAATTATTAGTGAGGGATAATCATGGGCTATATGGCACAGATACAAAGTGATGATCTGGACGAGAAATGTCACGTGGAAGGAGAAGATGACAGATTTTTTCATACAGTATGAAGCTGCTAAGCACCACGAATACACTCCAAAAGGTCACTACTTTCGCGTAGTAATCCAACAGTTAAAACAGCACCAAGTCGTACAGGTCATACCAGCCACTCCACCCAAATCTCTATGACTTTTGACATGAGACCAGATTGAAAATGCAGTTTGAAGGGTACAAGTACCATGAGACAAAGGCAGTTACGGTGATTGTAATGAAAGCCAACtttttttggaattgaaaaCACCGCTGGGAATGATAACTAGAGTGAAATATGTCACTTAGTCAgtaaaaatcaatcaatcattaaaaatttacaattatttttaatttttaaaaccatTATGATCAAACAGgcataaaaatagtaattggTCCTCATATCATAATGTTTGTGATGAAAAATAGAGGTGACCTAgatgataatatatttatattaactaAATTATTCCGCACTTAATCtcgataattaaataattacaatggagatcatatatttatatgtttttaatcattatgaatataaattttgattccCTTAAGAGTTTTGTAATATGTGGTTAGGTAAGTGGATGAGTCAGGGTCAAACTATCAAAAGCCGATGTCCTTTGAAAAGGTAATTAGACACAGATGTcactaaatattgaaatgtaaGGCTTGCCCATATTTGGAACCTCGCGCGTGCGACTGCTGGGCAATCACCGAAAACGTAGTCAGCAGTTTCTATCTTCTTCATACATCAGTACATTCTAGATAGTCCGTGTTGACAACAGAATGGAGGTGTCGTCTTAAATGACGGTGTTGTTGAAACTGCATACACCAGTCGAATTTCACATTATCTCGTGATATCGTGTCAgctttattttgtttcatcaatGTTTTCACTACTAAACAATAACTAGGACGTAGACACAACGAAATATTATATACTTGGTTTGATGGACATAAACTAATCAAGACCATGCCATGTGGTAGGATATTAAAAAGAGATCAGCCAATCCACTAGCGGTTTCGCTGATCCAATACTGACGAATTAATCAACCTCGTCATTGCCAGAATGATCAATCACTCAAACGAGCTGGATCATTCTGCCACAACAGTTGATGTAGGACTTTATGTCACTGCAGTCCAAGCCTAGAGCAAACTGTTGGTGTGTTCTGaagtttgaatttgaaatgacTATGTCGTCTATCAGATATCACCTCTTCACATTTTATGTCAGCGAAacttattatgattattttgtagCGTCTTCTGTAAAAACTTGTATTGCTCGCTTGGAATCCTTGAATTTTAAGAGTAGGTCATAGCTTAAAGAGCTGTACTTGTTTCAATGCGATAACTTCTTCAAGTATTCCCGAGATAAAGAGTGTTGTCATGCAGATGGACAGCAATATATTAATTCTATGATCTTTTTGTTAAACGAGGCTTGGAATTGAATTGGAGATTTGGAAGTTACGTAGATCATGTTTCATCTACATTATCAGAAATATTTATACctaagtaaataattattttaatgccTAATATTTCAACCGTTATTCACTTACCTACAATTGGAGCATTAAATTTAGCTTGTAgtccaaaaaaacaatttgtattgAACACTTCGGCGACTATAATATCGAAAGTaacattttcattgtaaaaattcaggaaatttttacttttcattttGGAACAACACTGATTTGAATACTCTCTTTGATTAAGAACTCTTTTATAAAGGTCCGTTCTCAGTTCTGTAGCAATGTTCATTGATAAAACTTCCGTTTTATTCACAGAGTCATCCATTATATTAATTACACGATAATCaccaatttcattaatttttgtatttattatcaccGTAACATTGTGTCCTTTCTTTGACATTTGTTTGATGAGTGACTCGAAAGCCAAATAGTGACTTTTGCCAAAAAATGtaatcataaataatatattcaaacaaTTACAAACACTTAAAATAGATAGAATGATAATTATCACTTTCAAGCAATACATTTcgatataaactaaaaattttaatgctGCATGTATATAGCATACGGGTCATTAGCCAGGCTTCAACTTCTTTATGAATTTCTTCAAGATAAACAGAACTATCATGCCTTATCGGTTTTTAAATACTTGATATACAATTAATGATTTTCTTCCAGTTATCTACAGTGTCacataaaatctatttttcatttagttaGACATGGAATTTTATGGAACTTTATACAGTTAAGAGCACATTTGAATCGATAAATCCTACAGTGTgagataaatattgaaattaatacgTGCTTCGAAAAGATAAATTTCCGACTTTAAGTCATTCTACGTATTGAACGCTGTGTATGTACGAATTCCGAAAATGGGAACCCACCGATTGGTATATCACACACCAGATGTGGTATCTTAAGGGATTTTTGGCGTCTCGTAAGGCAAGGGGTTAAGAAAGATTGTTAATCTTTTATGACAGGAAAAACCTCCACAGATTTTTTCATCCTGCATCGTCATATTCTTTCTTTGCTTTTTGCAATATCTTCATCAAAGGAAATCTAAATATAGGGACAAAATATCAGTAGCTGAAAATTCGtggttaggttaaattaggttaggaaaaattttGCTTCATCCCATTCCTTTGCAAGGAGCCAAAAATCCTTTTAGATAGAACCATTTAGAGTGTTCCGTTTTCGGAAGTCTGGCCGTGGTAACAGTAAAAGTTAAcgttaatattttctaatgatgAATTAGTCTTTTAGGACCAGTGAATGGTCATAGGAAGTCATAGGAAGCTAGTTTTGGGGGTACTGAAAATTGATTGTGTATAGATTCACTGCAATTTTAACCAAAGCTGCTTATAGTAGTTAGCAAAACATCGGGTTACCAACTCTTATCTACCCTCTAATGTCGTTTATGCGGGTGGCAGGTTCATCTCTATATTCTTAGATGACTTTCctctattatttttgtttcctaGTTTTTATCGTAGCATCTGTCAATGTaatacatttttctcaaaaaatttcaGCAACTTTCTTTTACCATGTGTCCTTTGTTAACTTCAAgataccaaattatttttatcgatCTTCATACATAGatgtaaaaactattttgaGTTTATAAACCATTATATAGTCCAATTGTTGTACTAAATTCACAtctatttcttgtttttcattgcTTCGTATttctatacaaatatttaaagcTCTGAACTTGTTCTAACTACATTATTCTCTTCCAACTTTAATTTATTTGCACTTCCATTAATtcgtatttttcattatttatattcacaTTTCTTGTTAATACCTGCTCCcatgttttcataatttactAGAATTCCTTTTCTAGCAAAAACACAttcagagaaaaaaatgatgtaCTGAGAATTGATTCCAgcgaaataaactaattttgcAAAGATAAATTAGAGATTATTTTTTGGATGGCTAGAAAAATTAGGCTCGTCGAAAGTGAAAGTGCAGTAAAAAACttcattgaaaaaacagttttcggaCAAGTTGCCCACGtacaaaaatatcacaaaaaattatttgtactaGAAAATCAACAGATACCTACTTAACAAAATCATACTATACATATACGAAAagtaaaaatacaaaacaaataacttgattaatcatttattgagtTGAAATATAATTGCTAAAAGGAATACAGAGGGCAAGCAAGTGACTGAAAATCTGGATAAAATTCCATAATAACGAAtattatcaaacatttttctaaagaaattCCTATTATTCATCATCTtctgatattattattaatcaaaaagtaaTTATGTAGCTAGTTTTGGAGAGATATGAATTTTTCTGGATCCTAAAAACTTTCAACAAGCTTGTGAATAAATGATAATGGATTAGGAATCATTATTCCTCTAGCTTCTACTCAATCTAGTTTAGCTTTCATTCTATTGAGACTGTATCCTACTTTTCTTAATAtcaatttacaaatataaataataagacATAATGTGATTGTTAGTATACAAGCCAAAAATGTAAGTACGTCTAGTAAATAATACTGATAAAAAGGCATATCAACAGCTGCAGATTTCATAAAAGAGGCTCCTTTGTGCCTCACAACGTATTCAGTCCAGTAGACGGCGGTTTCCAGTGGTGGTAGAGGTCGATCTTTAAATCTTTCTGATAAGATTTTCGCATTTCTCCTAAAAACAtcaaagttttaaatttatattacttACTTTCATTCATAGATATGGAAACAGATGAGAACAAATAAAGTAagaatgttgaagaaaaatgaataattgcGATGGATAAGAATCAGACCATCGTTGTTCTTTTTTGCGGGACGTTAATTAGACTAGGAATGttgaaataagagaaaaaaaaaggaataaacaaatttcaaaagattATGAGGACTACGACTGACACGTTCAATAATACAAAACGTTTAGAGGCTGCATGATTACTGATGTTCGTTCGCACAAACGCAGAAcgaaaacatttattcaaacccatttttagtgcattaatttttttattattgggtGAAGTTGTACTCTTCACAGCAAACATATGTGAGAGGattatatcattgaaaaaatctACTAATCCCCCGGCATGTTCTTTTTAAACTAAATCGCCATGTATGTAATATTATTCTATAGAGATTTACAAACGATTTGTTAGAAATTGGACAAACTTACGACAAATTTATTGCATCCTTGATAGTTCGTAAGGCAGTGGCTTCTGTAATATCAGGAACATTCAGTATAATTCCTCCTTCATTCGCTTCCAAAGCAGCAGCATTGTTGAACTGATCACCAAAATGAGGTATTATAATCATTGGAACACCACAATATACTGATTCAAGCATACCAAGCAAACCACCATGTGAAATAAATAGCTTAACATTGGGGTGACCtttaacatgaaaaaattatatttgatttaattatagattatttaattaatttattcaaagaatGTTGGCTACAAAGTAAATACTATAATTTATACTTTATTGGTTAGATTTGTATTACTAATAAGTCCACAATTTGATAGGATTTTTCCAGATATAGTTAATACTGAATTACAACCAAATTCATGTGGAAATATCTTGTTGATTCTTAATTCAAAGTAGTAAAACTTACACCATCACAATTTCCGACATTAAGGTAAAATTGGGTTGTTACTTTTGAAAACCTATCAATGGAACGTCTTATTTTATTACTACCAGACAGGAATCGGGCCTGAACATCGATCTATAGCTTTAAATATAGACAAATATagacaaaataaacaaaatagtcaAGAGGGCTAAGGTCGGGGCTTCTGGGAGGTCAGTTAATGTTACCCCTTTgcgaaatgactttattagggaataattcattcacaactTCCATAGAGTCATTCGAGGTATGGCAAGTGGCCCCAAACTCCTGCAACTCTGGGACCAAAAAATTTCGCAGCATATCGCAGTAACGGTCACTATTCACATTGATTGCTCGGCCTCGTTGATCTTCATGaaaataaggaccaataattcctttaTCAGACATAGCGGCCCAAACAACGACCTTTGGGGTGTGCAGGGGTCGTTCATGCTTTCGTCTTGGATTCTCGACTGCCCAGTACCGACAATTCTGCTTATTAACATGACCATTCAGGTGAAAATTTGGTTCGTCGCTGAACAGTATGTTTTCAAAGTTAGTAAATCAATGCATCATTTTGTTCGCAAAATTCAGTCGATAAGCATAGTCCGTAACCTTCAATTCTTGaatcaattgaattttataggctTTTAAATGCAAATCTTTCTTCTAAAATCAAATGTGAGgacaattttttgatgtttgaagCTTGGCTTCGCTTTCGGATGGATAAAAATTCGTTTCGAATGTGGCACGAAAACAAATACCCGATACTCTTtctggacaccttgtatatacaCCTGTGTTAGAAAATTACGTTTTTTCAACAactcattattaaaatatttgatggtTAAATCATACAACCGCCCTTCTGTTTACACAAACATTCACATAACAGTGCTTTCTTTCAGTgaggtttttttttcattaaattgctAATTTCACTCCCAGTTTTCGACTCTAGCCTACCAAAGCCAAAGAAAGCTATACTCCACATAAAGTTTCCGTATCTACCAAAAACTAAACCCAACGAGATTAATTGTTGACAGAAATGTAATCGCTTTCTTAAACGgcattgaaatatttgttggaTTATAGACAATGTACATTATTTCCATGACGTTCTCAATTTTCGTACACGAATATGTAgttcatattcatatttatttgattaatttaacATGAGATGCAGAATTACATTCCATCTAACTTGATCTAAAATGGAATGTAACAAAAcgaataaaattacaataattacgCGTATGAAATGTCTGTTTATAATCTAACAAATTCCGATTTTACTGTTTTTCGGAAAACATATTAAACCGGAATTGCTACACTTgtatgtatattttgaaatagctATGAATAAATACCATCTGCAATTCCACAATTCATTAgttggaattttcaaatatttgaaaagcgTACCATCTTGAAAGTAGGAAAATAGGAAACGAGCATTTCTACAGTAGAGAAGTCTGGAGTATGGTTATTTGATAGTAAGATATAACAGATCGTATCTTGATCAAATCCCTATAGATCCCAAAAACATTTATAACTGTTGGTTTTTGAGGTTCGTACTCAAggattaaacatttttcaattatttcatgcaatttacttcaattttatGCATAATATCCTTTGTTATACTCATAAAATTTGAAGATGTATTATTtgataaactttaattttaCCACATCAAGgtaattatttttgacataaatttccaataaatatattCCAAGTAAAAATGCTAATATACCATCAAAAGTATGACTAATTATATCTTAATCCCATATTTCTTTCGGGTCTTAAATGTTAACAAAATTAAGTGCGATTTTTGTAACCCAATATGCGTGAACACCTTCccttcaatatttgttttcaaggCTTTAAAAAAGATCGTTTTTCACGTTATTTTCAGTGCAGCTACAAGGTTATTGGACTGGGCTTCACTTGAAAGAACTGTTATTTAGCAATTGTCcagatttatgttttttgaatatatttgagGGTCAACAGAAATTGATTGAAGACGCGATACTAatcaaattactatttttagttaatgttaaatttatttgGCTGTGcctacgaaaataaaaaaagttagatTAGCCTCACCTTTCCTACTTTTACCGCCGTAATATTCAATATGGGAAAGGTTTAAATGTGAATTTTCAATATCGGAGAGTCGCTTCATACTTGGCATGTTCACGAAAAATAGGTCATTCGCAAAGGCAGAGGGAAATGAAGAACCAGAATGCAGCTAGTACAATTGATGATATAATAGTTATCTATCGTTTTTATCTACTTCAAATAGGATAAGCATAACTGTTGGAAAACTGAAGGGAAAATGACAAGAGATTTTGAAGTTGTATATCCTTAATCCTTAATCCTTAATACCTCTGGCAAAACAATCGTacttattggaaaataaatactttcttcgcttaaaataacattattaaacATAGA carries:
- the LOC130448554 gene encoding uncharacterized protein LOC130448554, coding for MWKFKFLVLFSLLGSVRCYNFLGIFPFSSKSHMQMFSSLVKELAAKGHNVTVVSVFPENGKVPNYTDIDISNEIPSIMDSIDMSSLKTNSRLSKYLTMLFLSKMADMTCQGLSSELLRNFLNTSGSFDAIITEDFNSECYFSVFNKINVPVIGMSSSGILPWVYTHFGIPCNPAIVPNILLPYTNKMSFFQRLENTLVTFMYNMWFKFHRREKEKQIVRSYMGEEASNLESYTQNLRLLLVNTHYSLTLTKPTVPNVIEVGGIHITQPKVLPKDLKDWIEGSTDGVIYFSMGSLLRGYTFPIQKREAFIKAFNSLPYRVLWKFENETMEGASDKILVRDWLPQLDILCHPNVKLFISHGGLLGMLESVYCGVPMIIIPHFGDQFNNAAALEANEGGIILNVPDITEATALRTIKDAINLSRNAKILSERFKDRPLPPLETAVYWTEYVVRHKGASFMKSAAVDMPFYQYYLLDVLTFLACILTITLCLIIYICKLILRKVGYSLNRMKYIIFFSECVFARKGILVNYENMGAALKFLVYIEMYCLKVIIIILSILSVCNCLNILFMITFFGKSHYLAFESLIKQMSKKGHNVTVIINTKINEIGDYRVINIMDDSVNKTEVLSMNIATELRTDLYKRVLNQREYSNQCCSKMKSKNFLNFYNENVTFDIIVAEVFNTNCFFGLQAKFNAPIVGISTTDFLPWMYQWFGCPENPSYIPVLFMDYSDRMNFLQRLENTLMLVYSKFIHFYYIGPSGNEYSKKYLGVDLYQGGDILYNISLLLINRHYSFQTPKPLTPNVIEVGGIHIEPPKKLPKNLERIVSNSKEGVILMSMGSTLKGSTFPEKQRKLFLKVFSQLNHTILWKWENDTMEGLPANVKIQKWLPQLDLLCHPNVKLFITHGGLLGTQEAVYCAVPMLILPQFADQHYNAALLKKSGATLNLKLRTTTEEELIEAINKLFSPEFSKNAKALSDRFKDRPMSPMDTAIYWIEYVARHKGAPFMKSAVTDLPFYQSLLLDVIAFLILVMLISINIIYLFIKYTVSVFRFKTEPKIKIQ